In a single window of the Chaetodon trifascialis isolate fChaTrf1 chromosome 19, fChaTrf1.hap1, whole genome shotgun sequence genome:
- the syt14b gene encoding synaptotagmin-14b isoform X3, translating to MAFFKSFQHNLPSVNISSILDSVTSRVDDLANAVSDVTYAVSDQLTEQVTTIINKVQDEEEGENTSSQELGQSSTAQEGKASNKSMWQMSRESEAGTTASKTNQGSDTTEAESTQSQLEWEWRDGCWRVKKTEAELAEEEKRKKEEMELQAKREQRRKERREKQLEKEAKSRKTKEESKDGEPEGETENSGQDRTPSDSGDQSSAQQRANDCDEPPQSPGPEAESSLPEQAKQKEEGEEEEAMEDGLEREGDDDEEEEVSKSSSAVKKKKSDKKKGKGAKRGSKKLEETPDVEKKKAKGKKGKKKKKGKQEGVLSDSEEDKDPEAVAQQNTTSVWSNKRKQSTEQGGYSSEASSERANSIQRIKKDSSFSEHKPPPYQDEGSAARASSRSRPERGVRRGSSPQRCDSPRCSSEASVDQDTESYLNKGCEEDIPSDSTAVLGPEGNSR from the exons ATGGCCTTCTTCAAGAGCTTCCAGCACAACCTCCCATCTGTCAACATTTCCTCCATCTTGGACTCAGTCACCAGTCGCGTGGATGACCTGGCCAACGCCGTGAGCGACGTCACTTACGCTGTCAGCGATCAGCTGACCGAGCAGGTCACCACTATCATCAACAAGGTgcaagatgaggaggagggggagaacaCCAGCAGCCAGGAGCTGGGTCAGAGCTCCACAGCACAGGAAGGCAAAGCCAGCAATAAAAGCATGTGGCAAATGTCCAGAGAGTCAGAAGCAGGCACCACAGCCTCGAAGACTAACCAGGGCAGTGATACTACAGAGGCAGAGTCCACTCAGAGCCAGCTGGAGTGGGAATGGAGGGACGGATGCTGGCGAGTTAAGAAGACAGAAGCTGAGCTAgcggaggaagagaagaggaagaaagaggagatggagctgcaggcgaagagagagcagaggagaaaagaaaggagagagaagcagctggagaaagaggCCAAGTCGCGTAAAACCAAAGAGGAATCCAAAGATGGAGAGCCAGAGGGGGAAACGGAGAACAGTGGACAAGACAGGACGCCGAGTGACAGCGGAGACCAATCCTCTGCTCAGCAAAGAGCCAATGACTGCGATGAACCTCCTCAGTCACCTGGTCCAGAGGCCGAAAGCAGCTTACCAGAGCAGGCAAAGCAAAAAGAAGAGGGCGAAGAAGAGGAGGCGATGGAGGACGGCctcgagagagagggagatgatgatgaggaggaggaggtgtctAAGTCTTCCTCCgcagttaaaaagaaaaagtcagacAAGAAGAAGGGGAAAGGGGCAAAGAGGGGTTCGAAGAAATTGGAGGAAACACCGGATgtggagaaaaagaaggcaaaagggaagaaaggcaaaaagaaaaagaaaggcaaaCAAG AGGGAGTTTTATCAGACAGCGAGGAAGACAAAGACCCCGAGGCTGTGGCCCAGCAGAACACCACCTCTGTGTGGAGCAACAAACGCAAACAGTCCACTGAGCAGGGAGGCTACAGCAGCGAAGCCTCCAGCGAACGGG CCAACAGCATCCAGAGAATAAAGAAAGATTCCTCCTTCAGCGAGCACAAGCCTCCCCCGTACCAGGACGAGGGCTCGGCGGCGCGGGCGTCCTCCCGTTCCCGCCCCGAGCGAGGGGTCAGGAGGGGGTCGTCCCCACAGCGCTGTGACAGCCCCCGCTGCTCCAGCGAGGCCAGCGTGGACCAGGACACTGAGAGCTACCTCAACAAAGGCTGTGAGGAGGACATACCCAGTGACAGCACAGCTGTGCTGGGACCAGAG GGAAACAGCAGATGA